A region from the Lolium perenne isolate Kyuss_39 chromosome 4, Kyuss_2.0, whole genome shotgun sequence genome encodes:
- the LOC127332384 gene encoding B3 domain-containing protein Os06g0194400, producing MGEVNSYEELRRKQVEENKRKLEEFGLHHLSAAVREASAKPKPLKRKAPPRDIADLGPPRRSGRIATLPEQPDYRDNVTLGTVKSQKQKEVKPDHAYAISKAEELQDELGSDHPTFVKPMTQSLSPLYIPVQFSMEHLPDRDTRLALVDEEEEEFRILYRPHSSSFNAGWRDFAEDHELVDGDCLVFQLVKKKLFKVYIFRASSYYDSDNSDDSDN from the exons ATGGGCGAGGTGAATTCGTACGAGGAGCTGCGCAGGAAGCAGGTGGAGGAGAACAAGCGGAAGCTGGAAGAGTTCGGCCTGCACCATCTCTCCGCCGCCGTCCGCGAGGCCAGCGCCAAGCCCAAGCCGCTG AAGCGGAAGGCCCCGCCGCGAGACATCGCCGATCTCGGCCCGCCCCGGCGTTCCGGCCGTATCGCCACCCTCCCGGAGCAGCCCGACTATCGCGACAAT GTAACGCTCGGCACCGTCAAGTCGCAGAAGCAAAAGGAAGTAAAACCTGATCATGCGTACGCCATTTCCAAGGCTGAAGAGCTACAAGATGAGCTAGGCTCCGATCACCCTACCTTTGTCAAGCCCATGACCCAGTCTCTCAGCCCGCTG TACATCCCAGTGCAGTTCAGCATGGAGCATCTCCCGGACCGTGACACGAGACTTGCTTTggtggacgaggaggaggaggagtttcGCATCCTCTACCGTCCACACAGTAGCAGCTTCAATGCAGGGTGGAGAGATTTCGCCGAGGACCATGAGCTCGTTGATGGCGATTGTTTGGTGTTTCAGTTGGTCAAGAAGAAATTGTTCAAG GTCTACATATTCAGGGCAAGTTCCTACTATGATAGTGATAATAGTGATGATAGTGACAATTAA